CTCCCGGGCCACCGAGGGGATGACCTGCACCGCCGCCGGGGGGAGATGGAATTCTTCCAGGGCCTGTTGCATGAGGCGGGCGAGGGCCAGGTTGGAGTGGAGGGCCTCCTTGCCGCCCTTGAGGATGATGGCGTTGCCGCTCTTCAGGCACAGGGCAGCGGCGTCCACGGTGACGTTGGGCCGGGATTCGTAGATGAAGCCGATGACTCCCAGGGGGATGCGCATGCGGCCCACCCACAGGCCGTTGGGGCGCCGCCACATCTTCACCACCTCGCCCACGGGGTCAGGCAGGGCCGCCACTTCCTTAAGGCCCTGGACCATGGCGGCCATGACCTTGTCGGACAAGGTGAGGCGGTCGATGAAGGCGGCGGGGTGGCCTTCTCCTTGGGCCTTCTCCACGTCTTTGGCATTTTCGGCCTGGAGGGCCCCCTTGTGCTCCTGAAGCAGGTCCGCCAGCCGCAAGAGCACCTGATCTTTGACGCCCCGGGAAAGGCTCCCCAGGGCCCGGGCCGCCTGCCGGGCGGCCATGGCCATCTCTCTCACTGTTGCAGGAATATCCATGGATTCAGCCCACCGTATTTGCCAGAGTAATTATGGGAATGAAATCGGACTATCGGGAGACTCATCCCCTCATTCTGCCTCATTTCCAGCCATGCTTTCCCCTTCGTGGTCAAGCCAGACGATCTCCTGCACAAACCTGGGAGGGAAGGGGCGCTCCTGTAGCCTGTCCCACTCCTCCCGGGTATAAACCAGAATGTCGGCGGGGACGGGAAGATCCCGGGTATCCCAGTCGCCGGCCCTCATATGAAAGGGCTTGTCCGCCTGCGTCACGATGATGACCACATCCAGGTCGCTGCCCACTCCCCAGTCGCCCCGGGCATAGGAGCCGAAGTAACCGATCCGGAGAACCTCCGGCCGAGCGCGTGCCACCTGGGTGGCCCAGCGGCACAGCGCGGCCTTGACCGTCTGGGCGTCATGCCATCTGAAGACGGACGAACTCAATGATCTCACGGGCATAAGTGAGGGCCAACTCGCTTTGCAGCGGTCCGTAGTGTTCAAAGGGTGCGCCGGAGGGGTGGCTGTTGGGATAGCGCGTCGGAATATAAAAGTTGTCCAGCACCTTGGCCCGGTCAATCAAATCAGCCGGGACGGGCACGGCTTCAGGCAGCTCCTGCAGCAATCTCGCCACCACCTGTCCCCAGGCTTCCTGGCCGTGGCGCAGGTGTACGGCCCTCACCGCCTTCTCCGCCGCCTGCTGGGCGGCAAAGCAGGCCCATTCATGGCGGCCGGCCTGCCGGGAGTCCCGGGCCTGCTCCAGACCCCGGAGAGCCTGATGCAACCAGTCACGGGCGCGGGTGACCATGGTTAATATTGCAGCGTATAAATCGCTTGGAATTTATGCAAGGAGGGGCCAGGGGACCGGCAGCCCTCCGACCTTTACCCAG
This genomic window from Desulfobaccales bacterium contains:
- a CDS encoding nucleotidyltransferase domain-containing protein, with amino-acid sequence MSSSVFRWHDAQTVKAALCRWATQVARARPEVLRIGYFGSYARGDWGVGSDLDVVIIVTQADKPFHMRAGDWDTRDLPVPADILVYTREEWDRLQERPFPPRFVQEIVWLDHEGESMAGNEAE
- a CDS encoding HEPN domain-containing protein, whose product is MVTRARDWLHQALRGLEQARDSRQAGRHEWACFAAQQAAEKAVRAVHLRHGQEAWGQVVARLLQELPEAVPVPADLIDRAKVLDNFYIPTRYPNSHPSGAPFEHYGPLQSELALTYAREIIEFVRLQMA